The DNA sequence TCGTTCTTGCTGAGCTTCTTGTCGGGGGGGTGCGTGGGGATGAGTTTTCTCAGCTCCGAAAAAGCCCCATTCACGTTCTGCTGTCGCCAGCGTTCGCGGCTGTTGGTGAAGACCCGGCGAGCGATTTTCTGAGGAGGGCCTGTTAGACACAGAAACAAAAtcttatggggggggggtataaacAGGAAGATAAAGACCAGCGGATTCAGAGTGATGCAGCATATTTGACATCAGCACGTCgtggaactcaaacagtccagctgCTATGATTCAACCACCAGAACGACCCTGACCTGGGTGACTGAGAACCTCAAATCCAGACCATAATCTCCATGCCAAGACCTTCTAGCGCTCTACTGACATTTATATTAACTACAGAATGACTCGAGCTCTCGTCAGGCATTTTTGTCGCTTCTTGCAGTGAGGAAAAACAGTTTCAGCATCTACGGCATCGTCTCACCAAGAGagaatcaccatggcaaccgtgAGTGGGACACAGCGGACTCAGGCACCACTGTGCACGGGTTAGTTTTGTTGAGCTGCAGTTGCCACGGTTTTTGCCATCATCTAACAGCTGATCTGTGGCAGGAACCGGGACGGCTCACAGGATCCAGGAGAAGACGTGAAGGTGTCTGAATCAGAAACTCACATTCgctcatctccatctccaggtgtGAGGAGGCTCTCCGCTTGATCCGGCTGTTGAGGAGGCTGTAATTCCCTCCCGAGGGGCCCAGGTAGGAActacagaggaaaaacaaggagcGTTTTTTATGTAGCGCCATGAATTGAGCTGAATTAGTGACGGCAGCTCTTGCAGGAGCATAGAAGTGGTTTGTTGTGGTCGGATCCCGATTGGTTCATGCCGAGATTTAGCTCATGAAACCTGCTGCTTCAGATCAATGATTCCTGCTATAAACACGCTACAGAGGCGTGAGAAGGGAACCGGAGTCCCAGACTTCCATGACAGATGGTGAAACAGAGCAGAGTAGATAAgcattggtggggggggggcttttttaaCCATGAAGAACCTCTGTTCAATGCTCTTGCTATCGGTTAAATGTAGCCAGCGGCTAAATGTAGCATCAACCCTCAGCTTTCTTGGTACGCCCAAAATATGATTAATGCTCGAACGTTGGGGTGACAAATGTGAAGTTGCCTTAAAACTGCACACATCCTGCTGTCAACGTCACACAACCACGCAACCATTAATCATGATGGGATGTCACGAAATCCCTGCAGTTTGAGGTTTCCTCTGATACAAAAAAACCCCGTTGTTGCCAACAAAAGTTCTCCCTTACCCAAGGAAagggtagtgtgtgtgtgtgtgtgtgtgtgtgtgtgtgtgtgtgtgtgtgtgtgtgtgagagagagtgtgagagtgtgtgtgtgagagagtgtgtgagtgagggagaAATGGGTCTATGCTACTGGTGCTTTTAATTGTCTTCCTGTTAGATGACAATATTCCATATATTATTCCATAATCTTGGTTTAAGAGAATTCAGACTTCCACTTAATTAATTCTTTAATATCTCAAAGgcaaattattttatttcactttcgTCTACTCGGCAAATTCTTAATAATAGTTTGAAACAGGGCAGATCTGCTCCAGACAGTGTTCAGGGTTGATGATAATAACCAGTTAATAACAGCCAACAGGCCGACTCACCTGCTGAACAGAGGGTGAGCCGACAGGTACTGCTGAGGGAACAGGGGACCTGGGGAGGCAGCTGGGGGCCCCGCAGGGCCCACGGAGGAGCCAGGGTGGgcaacaggcaggcaggccagCTGGGTGCGGTTGAGGTCCCCGTGGGGCCCGTGTAACAGGTGAGGAATTGGGTGGAGGGCGGTCAGAGGGGTGCTGGTGAGCGGGAGGGGGGGTTTGCTGTGTCCGAGGCTGATGACCGGTATGTGTGGAGGAAGAgccgaggacggagaggacaggggCAGAGAGGCGGTGGCGGTTGTTAGCGGGACGGGACAGGGGGTGGTCTTGGCCGGCGcggggagaagaggaggcggagaggaAGGAGCCGGGGACCCGTCCGTTTGAGCTCCGGCACATGTTGGGCCTCCTGgtttgtcctcctcttcatcagcatcCATGGCAGCAGGCACGGGGGCCTGGTCCGTCCCCGTGTGCTGAGTGTTGAGCCCAGGAGGAGggctcagggagggggggggtgtccacGCAGCCCCTGTCTTCAGTGCCGTGGCCGACAGCATCTCGTGACGCCTTCCTCGGGGGggggctgtgctgctctgtggaaGCACAATCTGGGGAAGATgcttcagaggaggaagaggaggagcggcgAGGAAGGTCTATGGGAGAGGCAGGTGTGGCAGCGGGGTCCAGCTTCTCCATCATGGTGGAACCTTGCTGGTACCCGACTCAGGTTCTTCTCAGCTGTGTGCTCTCTTCCCTGTGTTAGCGTCACGTGCACATTCGTACCGCAGTGGTCTCTGAACGGTCTCTCATTGGATGTCCTCTTCCGAAGACACGGTCGTCTCTCTGGTCTCCTCAGATCCCCAGGATGTGAGTGAAAAGGTGCCAGTGGGACATTTTTCACGCCGGCTGGTTCTGCGCGGGCTTTAACAGGCGACCGTTTCCATGGCGCCGTCCCTGGAAGCTACGCGGAGCGGCGGCGGGTGTCATACGGCGGCCTGAGtcacattcttctctgcaggCATCCTGAGCCTCAGATCGGGGGCCTGTGAGCGGGTCTCCGGAGGCCGTTCTGAATAATTCTGCcccttagtgtgtgtgtgttctgaggaTGTGAGTCAAAATCCTTTAAAGCGTTTGAAACTTCCCAGACTGAAGATTGGAGTGATATCAAAGAGGCTGTTgaacaaaagacaaagaaaaagaatgCACTCAGGATATACGGCATGTTTGGTATCAGTCAACCTAAATAGgtcaggcagaaaaaaaaaggtcaaacttGACATGTAAAAGGCTAAAAATGAGAGTTAGGTTtttccattttgacccacagaTCAGCTGGACGGCGGGACGCTGCGTTTCGAGATCGCTCGGCCCTGCGcgttatttctttctttttctgggggTTTTGCAGCTGCTCTGGTCTTTATTTTGAACAGTTCCGTCTTTCACTGCCAGTGTCATTTTTACCATCGAGACATTTATAGATTAACATCACAAAGTCACGTCAGAAAACCCCAGAAATAACCCATCAAGTCAACAACGTAAACGGCTTTAAAAATTCAAGAGTCATTTCCTTAATCAGGATTTCTTGATAATTGTGCTCCGCTCGTCCCCGATTAGCTGTTATTTAGgttattttaacatttgcatGCGATTGTACTTCTCTGAGAAGTTATAATTCATCTGGAGTTACTTTTACTTGTGCTCTTTAAAATATGATCCACCACATTTGTACAGTTAACTCTTCTTCCCAAAATATGCAGACACGAGGCAGcaggcaaaataaaataaaggataGAATAAAGCCCATAAAGAGTAAAGACGTCTGACGTTGGAGGGCAGGTTAAACGTGTACTCACAGATGTTTCAGCTGCTGTGGggcacatctgtctgtccaaaTCATCCGTTGAACTCCAGCGGGCGGGCGTGCGGCGTCTCTCCTCGGTATATagcgtcctcctcctcctcctcctcctcctcctcctcctcctcctgtcgcaGCCTCTGTCACACTCACATGTGTGACATGACGCCTCTTCTCACACGTGTCACTAACACAACAAGAAACGATCGTGAGCTTCAGCGGCCGGAGGGACAGACGCAGGGTTGGGACCACAAGGTGGACAAAGGCAAACTCTGGACTCTGTccccccgtctgtctgtccacctgtccccctgtctgtctgtccgcctgtccccccgtctgtctgtccacctgtccccctgtctgtctgtccgcctgtccccccgtctgtctgtccacctgtccccccgtctgtctgtcactgTCCGCCTGTCCGACCCTTcgttctctcactctctctgccAGCGGGACACAATATCCCTGGTCCTGGCAAATATGAGGTgggacatgggggggggggggggggggcagggagagttTTCCGCTCCCTGCTGGACAAGAGGATGTGCGAGTGCAATATGGTGGCCGCTGATAACAGCCTCAAAAGCTGCCTGTGGCCTGGAGATAAGGAACCTCCACCACCCCACCTCCCATTCCACatccaatacacacacacacacacacacacacacacaggtttacgTCTGCTGGTCAGTTCAGACTTTGAAGAATCCTGCTGGAAATATCCCACTAACATCCCACTGTGATAAACAAACTGTTTGACTGCACACGTTCATTACCGTTACACATGTTCAGGCAGACATAGTAatgtcacacacccacacacacacgcacacacacacacacgcacacacacacacgcacacacacacacacacgcacacacacacgtgttgagACAGGAAAGTTTCCTATACACGTGCACATTACTGTCAGAATCCCATCTTTATGATAGGGTCTGTACCAATCAAAAGTCTCTTCTCTATAAAACGGAGTCACGTGCATGAACCTGCACGGACGTCCTCTGTCCTCACTTTCCACGTTAAAAACAATTCTTTTTAGCTTTAAAATTGAAATTGCAGTCATTTTATTCATGGCATTTATTATCTGGAACCCTAGCGAGGGGAAGTTCACATCTATTAGCAGATGAAAGCAGCAAATCCACCTGCACGTTGACTCTGAACCTAAATTCCACCATTTTCTTTCACAAATGCAAACGACTCCACTCGTTAGCGACGTCAGCGTGCACCTGCGGTGCTGACGAGCAACGCTCCAGTCGTCAGAGGGGCCAACTTCCCTCTGCGAGAGCTGCCAACCTTCCTTCCCCCGTGTAACGCTCGCGCCCGCCCGTTCCCGccgcctcctcccacctccaggTCAGCGACTGGGACGCAGGCGTGGAGCCGCGACGGCTGCGTGACCTTCGAGGTCCTGGGAAAGAAATCCCAATTTTTGGAACGCGCGCCAGGCAGTTCCGTCGTGGCCTTCATCGTGCTTTCtgcccaaccccccccaccctttccatacatcaccaccatcaccatcaccatcagcaccgctCACTGGGCCGAGGGCCTGAACGTGCCGGGTGGCTCAGGATGAGGGAGCGGGCAGAGCCGCCACTCGATGGTCCGCTGCGCCGTTttgcctgctgcagctgtggttcCGGCTGATCGCCCCCTGAGCGCCAGAACGCCGTTGATGTGGCACCGCGGCGCCTGCACACGTTGCACGAATTTGCCTGTAACATATATAAATCTACACAAGGGACACGGCGGAATCCTTCAGGGATTACATCTCACTTCTAGTTCCATCTTGAGTGCAGAGACTTCGGATAGAAGCAAGTAGTGTTTAAAATTATATAAATATGTCACACGAAGTTGTGCTGAAAAGTCCTGACAGCAAAGACGTAGAGGTAGATTTTAATCTGTTAAAACGTTTTAATAGTCACGTCCTCGTAGGCGTGAAATCGGTGAAGTTCGGGTTTCCCCCCGATTTTACTGCAACGGACCAACAGTCCAAATCCTCACCctggtgggttggggggggggggggggggggacacgccGCTGACCTTGTTATTTAAGTCCTCGTGTGAACGCAGCAACTGTAAATGGGGACAATAAtagaaacacacaataaaagacAGCTTCCGCTTCTCCAGTGAGCCAGGAAGAAATCGAGAGAGGATTGTTTTAATCTCGGAGCCAAATTGTCACACCCTCCTAATGTATGTGTGCCGCACAGTAtcgatcgtgtgtgtgtgtgtgtgtgtgtgtgtgtgtgtgtgtgtgtgtgtgtgtgtgtgtgcgtgcctacCAGGCCAGTAAACATGGTCCGTGAGGGCATTAGCTCCAGCccacaatgctaatgctaataatagccattttttttagtttgaggTTTGCTGAGCGAACAGGAGGACTCAGACGTGTCAGGGGaatttctgcttctgtttgtTAGCAGCCACGGCTGCTTTACAGGACTAGCTTGACTTGATCTAACTTTTTAATCATTAGATTAGacgagatgagatgagatgagattaGAGGGGAGCACAGATTAGAAGGCTAAAACATAGCGTTGTGATGCACGGTTACGTGCACGCGTCCCAGTAgatcctcacacactccctgaAGCGGGCTCCGTGGCCCCGTTTCCTCCACGTCTCGTAAACACAATTGTGTGTCGGGTGATAAGAATCACCGGAGCCTAATTGTGTGAGGTAATTTTCACAGTCGGCTTCGCGGAGAAAGTGACCGACAATCCTGCGAGCGCCGGCGGGCGCGCACGCTCTAGGTAATCCCCGGCCCCGgccgctgacctttgaccccgggaCAATGTTCTGGCCCAGCGCGTGCACCCGGGCCGGAGCGAAGGTTAATGGCGTCTTTAGTTTGTGGTCAAAGTAAAGAGGCTTTATGTTTCCCTCCTGATAGAAAGGTTACTGTAACAGCAGCTCTTACATGCCGATGACACGTTGCACcattcccaggatgcacctgggTAGCAGCGAGTGGGcggacatgggggggggggcagctgttTCCTGCTCACACTTCCTGGTTGGTCAgacagagaagggggggggggggtgaagcaaGGTAGGGGGAATTCAGACGAAGGGTGGATTAAGGTGATTCAGGAATCCTTTCTCCAAAcaggatggacagaggtgtcCTCATTAAGGCTGGAGAAGGGATCCGACGAGCGGCGGTCCAGGGAAGCTGGGAGAAGTGGCGGAGGGGGGATATTCAGGGGCAGAGCGGAAGGCAGATGGAGGAGGGCTCCTTTATTGTTTCCAGCCTCAGAATAGACTCACTCAGCAGGCAGGGAAAGCGCGGCCGCTGGGCTAATCAGACAATCGTGGCTCCAATCAATCGTTTCCTTGATTGCGCGCTCACACTGAAACCCGGCGTCAGCGGCTGAGCGGGAGCCAGAGAGGCGGCACGGCGGCACACTTTCAGCAGACGATCACGCGGGGACGCCAAACACGCCGCGCCTCCATCAAGCCGCTGCGCACGGAACACACAACAGTTGACAGCCTCGTCGCCATGGTTACGGATTTCATGCTGAGGTAGTCATCGAAGACTCGGTTCTAAAAGTATAGAAAGTTACGTTCTGGTCGACCTttccggggggaggggggtcgatgttcaacctgtgtgtgtgtgcgtgtgtgcgtgtgtgtgtgtgtgtgtgtgtgtgtgtgtgtgtgtgtctgccctgAGGTCACGATGACACTGCGTGGAAAGAGTCTTGTCATCTCCTCTCATATTTCTCATATTTCTCAGATTCCACTCTGTGTTCcagcctgttgggggggggctgttgtgtgtcccccccccccccacacacacccccccacacccccccccccccccccccatcctgtcaAAATAGGAAACAGTATCACTTTTccagtttttcctcatttttcaaCGCTGGTTGAAAATATCGCCTTCCTGTTTGGACCCGTGTTTGTTCTGGATGAGTTTTCCTTCATTATCTGAGATCTCGTTGTTGCACATGTTGTCCAGctggtttttctgtgtgtggacGGAAGCTGGAAACCACTGGTAATGCCTCAGAGCATATAGAATATATATGGCCACCATATCAATGTCGTCGGTTCATCTGAATACTCACAGATTAGCTGCTTTAAGAATGGAGGGTCTTCtaaatttctgctgtttttagaACTTTGAATTGTTTATCTCTCTCAACATTTTACATGTTTTCATGACGCAGTATTGAAACAGACTTGCATGGAAGCAACTTTAGACGCCTTCTTAAATGATGTTTACATCAAATCCAATCCAATCACCCTTTTTTACCCTATTTTTTAGCCTCGGTGTAAATATGAAACGTCAATCTTTCACCTTCTGCCCCGATACAGCGCGAACCACTGTTGGCTCGAATCTCGGAACCTTTTTCGCTTCTCGCCACAAGATGGCGACAAACTACTGATATTTGCCAGCGTCACCGCTGCAACTACCCACAAcatctccaccatctccacgtCCAGCGTCATCACATCAGTCAAGCATGTGAGGGTGCTTTGGATCAACAAGGTTTGGAGTCTGAAAAGAGTCTGAAAGAGTCTGAAAAGATTCTGAAAAGATTCTGAAAGAGTCTGAAAAGATTCTGAAAGATTCTGAAAGATTCTGAAAGATTCTGAAAGAGTCTGAAAAGAGTCTGAAAGAGTCTGAAAGAGTCTGAAAGATTCTGAAAAGATCCTGAAAGGTTCTGAAAAGTTCTGAAagagttttttcttctttgctttgGGTTCTTCCCCCCAACAATCAATGCGGTTCTGATTGATTTTGTTTTACGAGCCCGTTTCCAAGGCTGTCCTTGTTCTCCAGGCTGTACAGTCCAACCTCTGTTACCTTTGGTCTGCGCTGCACTccgacgtgcacgtgcactctgacgtgcacgtgcacttgcTCTCTGCTGGTGGGCCGCGCTGGCTTCAGCTCAGCGTGTGGGTGGTCTGGGCCAGGTGGAGGAGACGGATTAACACCAGGCCCGCCTCAAGGAAACAGGGAaaacaggagatggaggagagacacacaTGTGTCGGCCAGATGTGCTCCTGGTGAACAGAGGTGGTTCTGGGAGCTGGAGGGGGCGGGAAGAGCGCTGGTCACCCAGCTCAGTGAcagcaagagtgtgtgtgtgtgtgtgtgtgtgtgcacgggaCGTCTGTCATTTGGTGttatccacacacacgcacacacacacacacacacacacacacacacacacacaaacctttacTTTCCATCTCCTTTTCCGTTCCATTAAGGAACTTCTGCAAGCTGCTATTAAACTGTATAAAGCAGCGATGTCCACCTGTCAAAACATGTCcactcactctgtgtgtgtgtgtgtgtgtgtgtgtgtgtgtgtgtgtgtgtgtgtgtgtactgttaTAATGATCTAGACTGTTTAAGCACTGAGCTACTCTAATTTTTATGACTCTTTTTATGAGTATGAGGCAAATGTAGAACCTTTTCTCCCTGAGAGCGAGAGGCTAACGTGCGAGGCTAACGTGCGAGGCTAACGTGAGAGGCTAACGTGAGAGGCTAACGTGCGAGGCTAACGTGAGAGGCTAACGTGAGAGGCTAACGTGCGAGGCTAACGTGAGAGGCTAACGTGAGAGGCTAACGTGCGAGGCTAACGTGCGAGGCTAACGTGAGAGGCTAACGTGAGAGGCTAACGTGAGAGGCTAACGTGCGGCccagagctgagcagcaaagGCTGACGGCTCCGTGTGTGAGTGCAGCTTTAATTTTAAGGACAATTGTTGCCAACAGTGATTTTATGTGCAACAAACTCAAGACATGGAGTGACCGGGCTTTGAATGATCGCtctatatttgtgtgtgtgtgtgtggggggggggggggtccgtcaGCATTTGGGAGAGATTTCCACCACAGGGGAGGTCTGCTGACAGAACCGGGACCATGACGGAGTGAGTGAGGCGTCAGGTCCAATCCTGCAAGTAAAGGAAAAGCAAGTGTTGTGGGGACAAACGGGTGAATTTcagcctgagtgtgtgtgtgtgcgtgtgtggtgtgtgtgtgtgtgtgtgtgtgtgtgtgtgtgtgtgtgtgtgtgctcctcctCTGGGATTTTGGAGGCTTGTAAACTTTGGATGAAAGCTGAGGTCAAATGAATAAACTTTAAGAGGATAAAGATGCGGCTCGTTTCAGAATGCCGCCTTAAAAATGACGTAAAAcaactctggtgtgtgtgtgtgtgtgtgtgtgtgtgtgtgtgtgtgtgtgtgtgtgtgtgtgtgtgtgtgtccggacACGGATCCCGGTCCCAAGGAAAACTGTCCGGATTTGCATTGACCTTTCCCGACAGAGCCGGTTCTTGCTCCATCGAGAGCTCGGAGGGCGGGAAGGTAAACACGCTCCCGGATGCTGGCGCTCTCAGGCCACAGCCGCTCTAGCTAGTTGccttgttgctatggttactgACTGATTTAGGCTCTTGTTAATAGTTGTTTCTGTGCAGACAAGCGTCAAATATTCACATCAAAGCCATGATTTCCTTTAGAAAGCcattgtggtgtgtgtgtgtgtgtgtgtagccgtCTCCCCACGTCGTCCCCCATCCCATAATATCCGTCCTCACTCAGAAAGCAGGGAGACGTGCGACTGTGTGATTGGAAGGCTGCTGCGGGTCTGGCGGCCACATGCTGGGGGGTCAGACGGACGCGTCCTCCTCTGCACACGTCGATTGTTCGCACGTGCTGTTGCTTCATTTAGCAACGTGCAAACAAACCTTCGGAGGATCGTTGAGTGAAGAGGCTAAATAGTCCCTGGTGATGATCCCTGGTTGGACTTTccctttgctgttgtttttaaaataaaaggttttgATCTAAAAGTTAAAACCTAAGACAGGACGAACGTTCCAGGTGTGATTGAGGGGTTGAGGGCTCAGCGGGTCTCAGGTGCGACCTCACCGGGGCTTCAGAACATCTTCACATTCATCTGCTGCAACCTGACCTCTGCCGGCCCAGCTGACCTCTGCCGGCCCATCTGACCTCTGCCGGCCCACCTGACCTCTGCCGGCCCATCTGACCTCTGCCGGCCCATCTGACCTCTGTCGGCCCATCTGACCTCTGTCGGCCCACCTGACCTCTGCCGGCCCACCTGACCTCTCGGTGGTCTCACAGTGAGGTTGTTACAGCATCCAGCTCTGGTGGTGACGAGACACAACGACTGGTCGGACTGGGAGcaggagagccccccccccccccccagataaaCCCGAAATAAAGAACCGGGCCACTTCTGCCCCTGTGAGCAATAACCAAAGCTGACAAGGAACCCTGATTCAGGCAGGTTCTCCTCGTTTCATCAGGTTATGGAGTGGGGTTTTTTCAGGATTCTCATTTGAGAattttgctgcctgttttctCCTCAACATCTTTTAATTTTTTAGTACCTACTGACAGTGAAGTACGCGCTTCTGTCGgacccagaaccccccccccccccccccctaggCAGTTAGCCTCGAGCACAGTTGGATGAAAAAGAATCCGAAAATACGGCCAGATTATTTCATTAGTCGCTTATTTGGACATGAAGGACACATGGGTCTCATGAATTGGGCGAAATTATCTTTGTTCGCACATATGGCGCGAGATGAGGAAGATGTCAAAAGGAAAACAGCTCAGATTCCAAGATCGGGTTTCaggagaataaaaaaaaactggattAATTGAAAGCAAATGTCCCCTCACCAAAGAACAGgagggaggctgcagcctggttctgctcacgTTACACCTCCGTGTGTCATTCCCAGGCCTCTGATTTGGGTTTCTGCGTGTGTTGGGAAATGCTAAATCCTCTGGTGCGTCGGATCCCTGGATGAATAACCGAGGTCATGACGTCGTGTCCCCACATCCCCGCTCTGACCACCGGTTTGGAAAACTGGGCCTTTTCTACAATCTTCCTGTTTTCGGTTTCTTTTATTTTCGGCTGTCAACGTGCACTTTATCACATGTAGGACGACTTCAGAACCATCCGTGAGCATGTTGGAACATTAgctctgtttattttccatGCGCACTCCTGCCCCACTGGTCCGGCCTTTGAGTGCGGGCCCAGCGGTGAGCATGCGGGTGGCGCCGCTCCCGCGGCTCTCTGCCGCCCCGTCTTCAGATACACACTTCATCACGGAGCCTGTCACAGCCTCGCTGCCGTCCAAAATCACACATGCCGTAATTGACCACACTCTCCGGAGATGGAGGGGCTCTGTTCCCCCCTCGGAGGGGAGCAGGACTGGCCGGCACGAGCGCTCTAATTGAATTAAACTCAAATTTGAACCGAGTGTAGCGAGAGAAGCGGACAGTTCGGTTCCCT is a window from the Takifugu rubripes chromosome 17, fTakRub1.2, whole genome shotgun sequence genome containing:
- the lyl1 gene encoding protein lyl-1; this translates as MLSATALKTGAAWTPPPSLSPPPGLNTQHTGTDQAPVPAAMDADEEEDKPGGPTCAGAQTDGSPAPSSPPPLLPAPAKTTPCPVPLTTATASLPLSSPSSALPPHIPVISLGHSKPPLPLTSTPLTALHPIPHLLHGPHGDLNRTQLACLPVAHPGSSVGPAGPPAASPGPLFPQQYLSAHPLFSSSYLGPSGGNYSLLNSRIKRRASSHLEMEMSECPPQKIARRVFTNSRERWRQQNVNGAFSELRKLIPTHPPDKKLSKNEILRLAVKYINFLVTLLNDQAQDKSRDSTEHQRGDESAAKLGSSSRNPQAGPPSPAARPAMANANRDRDSTDSVAALANSPSTSSCYGDTDSEEGFGTKTSLVTHDILGKVKGQMRMVVATSDER